A region from the Desulfomarina profundi genome encodes:
- a CDS encoding Jag family protein, with product MSPDKKDFYAKEVTGAIKKACEALNVPQERLEIEVVETGSTGIFGLIRKKAHIRVQVKTVVEEVVDEIFEVKERVTGKKPSRKKEKESTSGKKERNQPSAVTSKKVEPVVKPGKKREEPPPAQEVSGESIELLKKELLNIVELMGFPSTVEIKTEGLSVNCVLRGEFEDKLTGPEGKTLDSLQYLLRKIVSRKVPERLKIAVDAGDFRQRRQEELKVRAVELAALVKEDGKTQMIPALNPSERRVIHMILQEDKEIRSRSVGDGLFKKILIYKPGKGNRSGKKRSSSREGAGAGLPSQRKAEVIIPD from the coding sequence ATGTCTCCAGACAAAAAAGATTTTTACGCAAAAGAGGTTACCGGGGCCATCAAAAAGGCCTGTGAAGCGTTAAATGTCCCCCAGGAACGACTTGAAATAGAGGTGGTTGAAACCGGCTCCACAGGTATTTTTGGATTGATCCGGAAAAAAGCTCACATTCGGGTTCAGGTAAAAACGGTGGTTGAGGAGGTTGTCGACGAAATATTTGAAGTAAAGGAAAGGGTTACCGGAAAAAAACCTTCCAGGAAAAAGGAAAAAGAAAGTACTTCCGGGAAAAAAGAAAGAAATCAGCCCTCAGCTGTTACTTCGAAAAAAGTCGAGCCTGTTGTCAAGCCCGGTAAAAAACGTGAGGAACCTCCGCCTGCCCAGGAAGTAAGCGGGGAAAGCATTGAGTTGCTGAAAAAGGAACTGCTGAATATTGTTGAGCTCATGGGATTTCCCTCGACCGTGGAAATAAAAACGGAAGGACTTTCGGTGAACTGTGTGCTGCGTGGAGAATTTGAGGACAAGCTCACGGGACCCGAAGGAAAAACACTCGACAGCCTGCAGTATCTGTTAAGGAAGATTGTCAGTAGAAAAGTTCCGGAACGCCTGAAAATTGCAGTTGATGCAGGTGATTTCAGGCAGCGCCGTCAGGAAGAACTGAAGGTGAGAGCTGTCGAGCTTGCTGCTCTGGTCAAGGAAGATGGGAAAACCCAGATGATTCCCGCATTAAACCCTTCGGAGAGAAGGGTTATTCATATGATTCTCCAGGAAGATAAAGAAATTCGAAGTCGTTCCGTAGGGGATGGGCTGTTCAAGAAAATTCTCATATACAAACCGGGAAAAGGGAACAGGTCCGGTAAAAAACGATCCTCTTCAAGGGAGGGCGCCGGGGCAGGCCTTCCCAGTCAAAGAAAAGCGGAGGTGATAATTCCTGATTGA